GAAAAGGTTTAATAAACGCCTCTTTGACGCTTGACATACTGGTTAAGGTTTCGCTTGATTGATTCATTGTTGTATAATCGGTTAAATTATTAGAAATGTTAAATAAGAATGCCAATTTTAACCCATAGACCGCGTCGTTTGAGAAAACACACGCATACCCGTGAATTAATACGTGAAAACACATTAACAACGGACGATTTAATCTTCCCAATCTTTGTCATTGAAGGTGAAAACAAGCGTGAAAGCATTGATTCTTTGCCTGATATCGAGCGCATGAGTATTGATCAATTACTAATTGAAGCTCAAGAATTAGTTGATTTAGGCATTCGTGCAGTAGCTTTGTTTCCAGTCGTGGCTAATGACAAAAAAACCCTAGATGCTCAAGAGGCATTTAATCCTGATGCCCTTGCACAAAGAGCTGTACGCGCATTAAAACAAAAATTTTCTGAGCTTGCTGTGATTACTGATGTTGCTCTTGATCCTTTCACTACTCATGGTCAAGATGGACTTATTGATGAATCAGGTTATGTTCTTAATGATGAGACCGTTGAAGTACTCGTTAAACAAGCTCTGTCTCATGCGCAAGCTGGAAGTGACATTGTCGCCCCTTCAGATATGATGGATGGGCGTATAGGCGCAATTCGTGATGCCTTAGAAGAAAATGGCTTTATTCATACTAATATTCTGGCTTATTCAGCTAAATATGCTTCTAGCTACTATGGGCCTTTTAGAGATGCAGTCGGCTCTGCTGGCAATCTGGGGAGTTCTAGTAAGGAAACTTATCAAATGGATCCAGCTAATTCTGATGAAGCCATTCGTGAAGTAGGCTTGGATATTGATGAGGGTGCTGACATGGTCATGATTAAGCCTGGACTACCTTACCTTGATATCGTCTATCGAGTGAAACAAACATTTGGTATGCCAACTTTTGCCTATCATGTCAGCGGAGAATATGCACAAATTAAAGCAGCCAGCCAAAATGGTTGGATTGATGAAAAAAAGGTTGTATTAGAAACCTTACTGTCTTTTAAGCGTGCTGGTAGTGATGCAATCTTAACCTATTATGCTAAACAAGCTGCTCAATGGCTTAAATAGTCTTTATTTTTTTATATTAAAATATAATAATATTCTTATATAATTTCTAAAATCATGTATAATAGTGTCTTAATTACACCATTTACATACGAGAACTTATCATGGAAAACAAATCACTTTTTAGCGCCATTGTTCTAGCTTTTGCATTAATTGCAGGCTACTTTTTTTATAGTGAAAAACTAGAGACTTTAGAGCAAGAGACGGCTGAAATAACAAAAGAGTACAATCAAAAACTAAACGCTTTGCAGCCAACTAAAACTGACACTGATACCTCTGACAATGCAGTTCTTGAATCGCTTAATAATCAATTAATAAAAGCACAATCAGCACTTAAGATTTCTCAAGAAAAACTTTCATTAGTGACAAGTAAAACCAGTGTTTTAGGTAATGAAATCTCTCAAATAAGTGACGCAAGAATACAAGTTAAAACGCTTAAAGGCTCTTTGAAATCAGTTGAGAAAAAGCTAGGCATATCTACTGAAAAGCTTAGCTTCCTTCAAGGTGTTTTCGAAACTCAAAACAAAACAACAGTTGAGAAAAATATTGCCAGAATTGAAGAGCTAAAAGAAACTTCTAGTGGTATTGCTATCACTGGATTAATCGTACCTGTAATCGGTGTGGCAACATTAGTTTCTTATACAACTGAAGAGATTAACAACTATTGTGCAAATATTAAAAACACAATTGAGCTTGAAAATCAGGTATTTGGAAAGATCGTTTCTTTAGATAAAGGCATGCAAAAAAGCTATCATAATCAGTGTGAAGTTAGCTTAAAAGATAAAATTAAAAAAGGCTTGAAAAAACTTCAAGCCCAGTAATTTAAGCCTTAAACCACTCGATTATTAATTAGATCTACCACCACTTCTGGTTCTGCCAAAGTGGAAGTATCACCTAAATTATCGTAATCATTTTCCGCAATTTTTCTTAAGATTCGTCTCATAATCTTACCACTTCTTGTTTTCGGCAGTCCTGGTGCAAATTGAATCTTGTCTACACTTGCAATTGGCCCAATTTCACGACGCACTAACTTAACCAGCTCTGTTTTTAGTTCATCTGTTGGTTCTATGCCATTCATCATAGAAACATAAGCATAAACACCTTGTCCTTTGATATCATGCGGATAACCTACAACTGCAGCTTCTGAAACACTTTCATGCAAGACAAGTGCTGACTCGATCTCTGCTGTGCCTAAACGATGGCCTGAAATATTCAATACATCATCTACTCGTCCAGTGATCCAGTAGTAGCCGTCACTGTCACGCTTAACGCCATCACCAGCAAAATACTTACCTTTGAAAGTTGAGAAGTAAGCTTCCATAAAACGCTCATGATTATTGTAAAGTGTGCGCATTTGCCCTGGCCACGATCTAGCTAGCACCAAAATGCCTTCCGCTTCACCGTCAAGGATATCGCCTTTTTCATTAACTACTTGCGGCTCAATACCAAAGAAAGGCTTACTTGCTGATCCTGGCTTTAAAGCGGTTGCATAAGGTAATGGTAAAATCATATGACCACCTGTTTCTGTTTGCCACCAAGTGTCAACTACTGGACATCTAGACTGACCAACAGTGCGGTAATACCACTCCCAAGCTTCTGGGTTGATTGGCTCACCAACGGTACCTAAAATACGCAAACTAGAACGATCAGTTTTTTCAACAAATTCATTACCAGCACCCATTAATGAGCGAATTGCTGTCGGTGCTGTATAAAAAGTATTAACTTGATGCTTGTCAATGACTTGCCAAAAGCGCGAAGCATCTGGATAAGTTGGTATACCTTCAAACATTAGTGTTGTACCACCGTTAGCCAATGGCCCATAAACAATATATGAGTGACCTGTTACCCAACCAACATCCGCTGTACACCAGTAAATATCGCCCTCTTGATAATCAAATGCGTATTTATGCGTCATGGCTGCATACAATAAATAGCCGCCTGAAGTATGTACAACACCCTTTGGCTTACCAGTAGAGCCAGATGTATAAAGAATAAATAATGGCGTTTCAGCATCAAATGATTCGCAAGGACATTCACTTGCAACATCTGCTACTAAATCATGGTACCAAACATCTTTATCACCCCATGTAACCTCGCCTTTAGTATTTTGGACAACAACGACTTTAGTAACACAATCACACCCTTCGATTGCAAGATCAACATTAGCCTTAAGTGCCGTAGATCTTCCACCACGTAAACCCTCATCAGCGGTAATAATAACCTTACATTCAGAATCAAGAATTCTATCTTTCAATGCTTCAGGTGAAAATCCACCAAATACGACTGAATGAATAGCGCCAATTCGAGCACATGCCAGCATAGCATAAGCAGACTCCAAAATCATTGGCATATAGATGCAAACTCGATCACCCTTTTTAACGCCTAAATTCTTTAAACCATTAGAAAGCTTTGCAACTTCATCATGTAGCTGCTGGTAAGTTACCTTTTGACTAACACTAGGGTCGTCACCCTCCCAGATGATTGCTGTTTGCTTAGCTCTTTTTGGAAGATGTCTATCTATACAGTTATAAGCAACATTTAATTCACCGCCCTTAAACCATTCGATTTTTCCTTGCGTGTAATCTACATTGGATACTTCATTCCAATCTTTATCCCAATTTAGGAATTCTTTGGCTTGAGTAGCCCAAAATTCATCTGAATTATTAATAGAATCATCATACATTGACTCATACTTTTTTTCATCACAAATAGGCGTTTTTACTGGCTGGATAACTGGATACATAGTAATAGGTTATTTAAGAAATATGAATTAATAATACCTAATAATTAATTTTCAAAAAAAGTATTTTTTTAAATTAAGTCATCTAATTTAATTGAATTAGAGTCTCCCATGTGGCTAACTTGGGCTAAAAATAACTCAGCAGTTGAAATGGCATCTTGCATAGCATTATGCGCTTTATATCTTGGTAAGTTATACCGCTCTCTCAAAGAAAATAATCTTAAACTGTTAGGTCGAACATAACCCTGAGTATTCATCATTTTAATATTTTCAATTTTCAGTGTGTCTATCATTATTATTGGCAGATGATTTATTTGGTATAACTTTTGGCAGGCACAATTAATAAATCTTTTTTCAATTTTATCAAAATGAACAATCAAGACTCTATTGCGCATCTCAATAAAAAGCTGCTCCATTGCATATTTTAGGCCAACACCTTGGCTTAAATCATCATCTGTTAATTGATGAATACTGACATTTTCTTCCGTTAAAGATTGCTTAGGATTAATTAACAAATGTCTACTGGAGGCGGCTAATAAATGTAAATTTTTAATAACTGTATAACCCATGCTAATAATTTTTTCTTTAGAAGGGTTTAATCCTGTTGTTTCAAAATCAAGCACTAAAAACTCAATATCTTGAATGCGTGTTTTTTTGTGAATCAAGGGTTTGCGTAAATATTGAGTAAGCGCTGGTGATAAATTAGGCTTCAATAATAAGAATTTTTGGTAATACTTAGGCAAAAAGTAAGAGACCAATTTATTCATAATATGGATGTTTGATACTGAGAACTCATGGCTGACTGCATATTAGAAACAATACCAAATGCATCTTTTAAATGCTTTTGATCTAAAGAAGATATTTTTTTTGTTGGAACGAAATTATTGGCAGTATTACCACTCTTTATTTGTCTTGACTGATGCTCGATTCTAACCAAATTGATAAACTTATAAGCCTCAATTAAATCACTAGAGCCTGAACGACTTAAGGCTTTAATATCCATCAACTCTCTTAGCCTATCTTGCGTATTAACTACTCTAATTCCCTTTGATAAAGCATAAACACGAGCAAAATCAACAATCGGAACAACGCCTTTCTTTTTTAAATCCAGTGTTTTTTTGTCAGCACCATGATGATCTACAATAAAATTTCTAAAAAATCCTAAAGGTGGTACGTAATGCTCAGCATTGTGAGCCATGTGAGATTGAAAGATGGTGTTTTTTCGTGTCTTATTTAAAACATCTGGTAATAACTCATCTAACAGTTCAGAAGTGCCATAAATACATTTTAGGTCAAAGAAAATACTGGAATACATCAGCGCCTTTGGATCTGGACTCAAAATCCAGCTGTTAAAATAAGAACGCCAAACAGAAACACGTTGCCTCCATTTTGGATTGGTCGCCATAACATCACCAGGGCAATAAATATAGCCACACTCGTTTAAACCATCACATACATAGTGAGTTAATTTTGAAAAATATTCTCCATGTAATTTATCATCATAATCATCAGATAAAATCAATAAATTATCTTGGTCAGTATGTGCGATTTGCTCAGATCTTGCTTGAGAGCC
This window of the Candidatus Thioglobus sp. genome carries:
- the hemB gene encoding porphobilinogen synthase; translated protein: MPILTHRPRRLRKHTHTRELIRENTLTTDDLIFPIFVIEGENKRESIDSLPDIERMSIDQLLIEAQELVDLGIRAVALFPVVANDKKTLDAQEAFNPDALAQRAVRALKQKFSELAVITDVALDPFTTHGQDGLIDESGYVLNDETVEVLVKQALSHAQAGSDIVAPSDMMDGRIGAIRDALEENGFIHTNILAYSAKYASSYYGPFRDAVGSAGNLGSSSKETYQMDPANSDEAIREVGLDIDEGADMVMIKPGLPYLDIVYRVKQTFGMPTFAYHVSGEYAQIKAASQNGWIDEKKVVLETLLSFKRAGSDAILTYYAKQAAQWLK
- the acs gene encoding acetate--CoA ligase produces the protein MYPVIQPVKTPICDEKKYESMYDDSINNSDEFWATQAKEFLNWDKDWNEVSNVDYTQGKIEWFKGGELNVAYNCIDRHLPKRAKQTAIIWEGDDPSVSQKVTYQQLHDEVAKLSNGLKNLGVKKGDRVCIYMPMILESAYAMLACARIGAIHSVVFGGFSPEALKDRILDSECKVIITADEGLRGGRSTALKANVDLAIEGCDCVTKVVVVQNTKGEVTWGDKDVWYHDLVADVASECPCESFDAETPLFILYTSGSTGKPKGVVHTSGGYLLYAAMTHKYAFDYQEGDIYWCTADVGWVTGHSYIVYGPLANGGTTLMFEGIPTYPDASRFWQVIDKHQVNTFYTAPTAIRSLMGAGNEFVEKTDRSSLRILGTVGEPINPEAWEWYYRTVGQSRCPVVDTWWQTETGGHMILPLPYATALKPGSASKPFFGIEPQVVNEKGDILDGEAEGILVLARSWPGQMRTLYNNHERFMEAYFSTFKGKYFAGDGVKRDSDGYYWITGRVDDVLNISGHRLGTAEIESALVLHESVSEAAVVGYPHDIKGQGVYAYVSMMNGIEPTDELKTELVKLVRREIGPIASVDKIQFAPGLPKTRSGKIMRRILRKIAENDYDNLGDTSTLAEPEVVVDLINNRVV
- a CDS encoding exonuclease domain-containing protein; translated protein: MNKLVSYFLPKYYQKFLLLKPNLSPALTQYLRKPLIHKKTRIQDIEFLVLDFETTGLNPSKEKIISMGYTVIKNLHLLAASSRHLLINPKQSLTEENVSIHQLTDDDLSQGVGLKYAMEQLFIEMRNRVLIVHFDKIEKRFINCACQKLYQINHLPIIMIDTLKIENIKMMNTQGYVRPNSLRLFSLRERYNLPRYKAHNAMQDAISTAELFLAQVSHMGDSNSIKLDDLI